GGCACGCGCATCGTGCAGGCGCTGCCCGGCCGGCAACTGCTTGCCGAAACGGCGCAGGGGGGCAGCGTGCTCGGTTACGACCGGTTGATCGTCGCGAGCGGCGCGCGTGAGCGGTTCCTGCCGTATCCCGGCTGGACGCTGCCCGGCGTGACCGGGGCGGGCGGCTTGCAGGCGCTCATCAAGGGGGGGATGGACGTAGCGGGGCAGCGCATCGTGATCGCGGGCACCGGTCCGCTGTTGTTCGCCGCTGCGGCGACCGCGCGCGCCCAGGGCGCGCGCGTCGTCGCGCTGGTCGAGCAGGCGGGCGCGGATGCCGTGCGGCGGTTCGCGATGCAGTTGATCCCTACGCCCGCGAAGCTCGCGCAGGCGCTGCGGCTGCGTTACGACCTGCGCGCGACGCCGTACTGGCTCGACGCCAACGTGATCGAGGCGGGCGGCGACGCGCAACTGACCCACGTGCGGATCAGGCGCGGCCGCGATGAAGTCCGCGTGGATTGCGATCGCCTTGCATGCGCGTACGGGCTCGTGCCGAATACGTCGCTCGGCGCGGCGCTCGGCTGCCGGATCGATCGCGCGTCCACGGGCGATGTCCATGCGTCGGCTATCGTCGTGGACGCTTACCAGGCCACGTCGGTCGAGCACGTCCACGCGGCCGGCGAATGCACGGGAGTGGGCGGCATGGAACTCGCGGCCGTCGAAGGACGCATCGCGGCTCATGCGGCAGTCGGCGCACGCGAACGGGCGCACGCGCATTTCGCGGAGCGCGACCGGTATCGGCGTTTCGCCGCGCGCCTGCACGCGGCGTTCGCGCCCGATCCGCGTCTGTGCGAACTGGCGACGCCGCAAACGACGTTCTGCCGCTGCGAGGACGTGGCGTTCGGCGACGTCGCGCAGCATCGTTCGTGGCGCGACGCGAAACTTCAGACCCGCTGCGGAATGGGGCCGTGCCAGGGCGCGATCTGCGGCGCGGCGGCGTCGTTCTGCTTCGGCTGGACCCAGGGCGCGCCGCGGCCGCCGCTCGCGCCGGCCCGCATCGGCACGCTGCTGCAAGCCGGTCTCGAAGAGTAACGCAGGTTCGATAAGGCATAGAAGGAGATGCGCGGCGGTGACGGAGACGGCACAATGCGTGTCTTCTCCCGGACGCCTTCACCACCATGGTCGATCTGGCCTTGCCCATCATCGAGAATGCGACGCTGGCCCAGATGGTCGCGCATTTTTCCGTGCTCGAACCGGTGTTCGACGCGATGCCCGACGTGGTCTTTTTCGTGAAGGACCACGAGGCGCGTTACGTGCTCGTGAACACCACGCTGGCCGCGCGCTGCGGCTTCAAGGATAAGCGCGCGCTGATCGGCAAGATCGCCGCCGACGTGTTTCCCGCGCGTTTCGGGCGCGTATACACGGCCCAGGACGAGGCCGTGCTGCGGCTCGACAGCAAGCTCATCGACCAGCTCGAACTGCATCTTTATCCGGGCCGGCAGCCGGGCTGGTGCCTGACCTCGAAGGTGCCGCTGCACGACGCGCAGGGGCGCGTGCTCGGCGTCGCCGGCATTTCGCGCGATCTGCAGGCCGCCGAAGGCACGCATCCCGCGTACCGCCGTCTCGCCGCCGCCGCGCGCCACATCCAGGAGCACTATGCGCAGCCGCTCAAGCTCAGCCATCTCGCGACGCTCGCCAACATGTCCGTCGCGCAGATCGAGCGGTACTTCCACAAGGTGTTTCACCTGACGCCGAGGCAGATGCTGCTGAAGACGCGCCTCGACGCCGCGTCCGAACTGCTGGCGAGCGACCTCAGCATCACCGATATCGCGGTGCGCTGCGGTTACACCGATCACAGCG
The Paraburkholderia caballeronis genome window above contains:
- a CDS encoding AraC family transcriptional regulator, with product MVDLALPIIENATLAQMVAHFSVLEPVFDAMPDVVFFVKDHEARYVLVNTTLAARCGFKDKRALIGKIAADVFPARFGRVYTAQDEAVLRLDSKLIDQLELHLYPGRQPGWCLTSKVPLHDAQGRVLGVAGISRDLQAAEGTHPAYRRLAAAARHIQEHYAQPLKLSHLATLANMSVAQIERYFHKVFHLTPRQMLLKTRLDAASELLASDLSITDIAVRCGYTDHSAFTRQFKATVGVTPSEYRVLLHPHAQGGSAGPAAGEAAA
- a CDS encoding FAD-dependent oxidoreductase, with the protein product MKFDVLIVGAGPAGLHAAHVAAGSGARVGLVDDNPLPGGQIWRQGPRHRASGPARALLDRLDAQVQRGALQVLAGTRIVQALPGRQLLAETAQGGSVLGYDRLIVASGARERFLPYPGWTLPGVTGAGGLQALIKGGMDVAGQRIVIAGTGPLLFAAAATARAQGARVVALVEQAGADAVRRFAMQLIPTPAKLAQALRLRYDLRATPYWLDANVIEAGGDAQLTHVRIRRGRDEVRVDCDRLACAYGLVPNTSLGAALGCRIDRASTGDVHASAIVVDAYQATSVEHVHAAGECTGVGGMELAAVEGRIAAHAAVGARERAHAHFAERDRYRRFAARLHAAFAPDPRLCELATPQTTFCRCEDVAFGDVAQHRSWRDAKLQTRCGMGPCQGAICGAAASFCFGWTQGAPRPPLAPARIGTLLQAGLEE